The following are from one region of the Sandaracinus amylolyticus genome:
- a CDS encoding patatin-like phospholipase family protein — protein sequence MTRARPTLREWLGEGPFALAMSSGFFGFFAHTGVLSVLDDEGLVPSRAAGSSAGALVAGAWASGLDAGALGRELEALRREHFWDPGVGAGLLRGALFRAKLESMLPARRFDRARVPITISTHDVASNRTRVIDSGDLAAAIHASCAVPLMFHPVRVEGRWLVDGGVSDRPGLRGVPEGERVLFHHLASRSPWRRKNDPALEVPRRTGLTALVIDALPRVGPYRLGEGLRAMKAARDATRVALDRAVDDGRVIVSAREAS from the coding sequence ATGACGCGCGCGCGTCCGACGCTGCGCGAGTGGCTCGGAGAGGGTCCCTTCGCGCTCGCGATGTCGTCGGGGTTCTTCGGATTCTTCGCGCACACGGGCGTGCTCTCGGTCCTCGATGACGAAGGCCTCGTTCCTTCACGCGCGGCCGGCTCGAGCGCGGGCGCGCTGGTCGCGGGCGCGTGGGCCTCGGGGCTCGATGCGGGGGCGCTCGGGCGCGAGCTCGAGGCGCTGCGGCGCGAGCACTTCTGGGATCCCGGCGTGGGCGCGGGGCTGCTCCGAGGCGCGCTCTTCCGCGCGAAGCTCGAGTCGATGTTGCCGGCGCGCCGCTTCGACCGCGCGCGCGTGCCGATCACGATCTCGACGCACGACGTCGCGTCGAACCGCACGCGTGTGATCGACTCGGGGGATCTCGCGGCCGCGATCCACGCGTCGTGCGCGGTGCCGCTGATGTTCCATCCGGTGCGCGTCGAGGGGCGCTGGCTCGTCGACGGAGGCGTGTCGGATCGACCGGGGCTGCGCGGCGTGCCCGAGGGCGAGCGCGTGCTCTTCCATCACCTCGCGTCGCGCTCGCCGTGGCGGCGGAAGAACGATCCCGCGCTCGAGGTGCCACGACGCACCGGGCTCACCGCGCTCGTGATCGACGCACTGCCGCGCGTCGGCCCGTATCGCCTCGGTGAAGGCCTGCGCGCGATGAAGGCGGCACGCGATGCGACGCGGGTCGCGCTCGATCGTGCGGTCGACGACGGACGCGTGATCGTCAGCGCGCGGGAAGCGTCGTAG